In Stigmatopora argus isolate UIUO_Sarg chromosome 10, RoL_Sarg_1.0, whole genome shotgun sequence, the following proteins share a genomic window:
- the urb1 gene encoding nucleolar pre-ribosomal-associated protein 1: MVKKRVNEEASKPGVEAKKAKMSSELNGTHFKSLLREPTSAFKALGTFVALAKKLPSPELYDVVEGYVKISMECAEIFHLLLQGEKQADQEVVLIFASLEAILLRTASDLSHFSAVGNTIVKKILSGHVKLVQSCFHSENYRLVRQCLNLLSASTSQGPEAAREVLAHVHVNKSVSRLARWRDWKGKDDVRMAFIQFALSFLVSGDHNTVAHVLEIKELLPEILGTGLKEDRMSLVNLILSTLKSRVLLNKGISKTQKVRFFTAALLANIASLYKWRGIADATAAAGEGGDDDRVAEEDSGLAAVREMAHAFLMDVCCSRKHGISFHDASFGTAGRAGNIVLLQFLVGLKQAAEDPLVGALVVGALRASPDVLARYFKETNCSYSPRLKNAWRDNVHLLKKIYEAQPEIGVLFQRNEPLPTPRLLAAIAVISLPPVCNKAFFTQGLNFANTAVQLTTFTAMSFILKKALDNMTFLSKRRSDAYAPEVVADLLQQYREMLSKILPDMTLIVSKWQSLSKKDKMEGQRTAKNTQRQEDQSTLLAGESPEAVLLKVAILQAIRLYQQVVPHLVAQCKFDFSKLLKGMVLEADADVASVIHHQMLQLALELPASKFSWVRLQDAPGAKEKSVLYLLLKMFAGSRDGRLKASTGMLVIKVLKDNGAFDYTWAELQLWLDHLDRVDADQRETVIEFLEKVLTKAACQSHAYTDRVAGWVQEAAYRRAGLGGQEACDDAAVSHLDDALDRPEVIAEGGEGGANESEPPPLSEDLLLQTFPFSVAVPAALEARNNLLVDKGAASEYVSGVLCDILHGQRDPLPLCLALLQSDKELASSPSPAAAAHHSVARLHRYYSTWLPPQSGEPLFPSSGRPADKAPKTSFAALMKAAHVDGLTDVPREDFAAKAEVAAASSSMAEHLLSVKQVLLYVQWTVDNFDTFSSQNTGSDILKSLMGILRDLVVKLRDWPAPPEPEEENGPDGSDLFLDASRLCAAQAADKEETFLSALDWIFKHPCLEQWYLASERGSPPPPPHSLSAAHSERLCARLADDITDLLETCAPALRRAGRAGLLAPYADAAARAFRAELSETRVPVRRGAALRALLALRSPGGDAASALTALPRERLVAASGQLTVYGRAAVEILAHERDDEGSGDGGDGGAVPSKAGLDGLGALLLSCSDPAPEALLLRTLSAEPWCARLLDGDVLERCLRDPPRCSLAVAEPLVSRCPAQRLRFQTWCLVPGNGRKMARDAHVYLPLVRAYLLAAREDDPALPRDVREEVAEVLKENFLARLIGSCLGDAAEDETALETLALLLRLSASVREMADLTERLPDVLRKAGTFHRWQLADVVAEKLAGRPVEEAAWRRRVTASALKRPMARHPDDDAASRAVLERLQRLVTSGDDVDAADWNAFVKNGLKYRYRDECFLDTLAGLLDATYPAGAPTPAPSGLIPLSAVHAMTVAHSFFLPTMLEAEHRQAKEALVRLLLRLVRKCPSVCHANHFLVLLGAYGATLSHADQTLLLLLREYENNKVSLLRFQSLAWGPAAVEQHKTRKSLGSSLWKQSSPDDLLALLNADKMLRSVAQYPQHRKIIPKAGGALLFSDDALGDPGELYDPAFLLSLFAAVLRPESTVNCSKFVSSHALALSVSALSSYDVSARAAAYHVLGCFCRHLEAARSKEKRLLLYLLDSVRKGVRRPNQRLPFLLTTYIGKVAQQMLKPEDHMYAVINHFLLSHQNLDMRRVPEFFKLFYSFDLKHKSEREWILNVLEGGVSDGDSYQVCQQQGVFHILLAFASGPLCDQRTQEQIIRVLRRAASVTKAAYDLCKSCGLLTWMMHTLEKRDLGPHLLGCLVDLLQALWFTNLGKKEELAAASPDLRKCLPLTLVNEFFCAALSVIRRLGSGTEASRSLAFLRVLASVLQHRADASRGAVPTALAVPTALAVPLSSADVLALLRCWSSASGRVALPARIRALAEKHRVEELSGGSAKERPQSRAGARKEKLAQVKEEEEEKEEEGRRRLLIEGPPILLDIFAHWRPEAGGLGAPAPLAADTGRLLAERSLEWLLGDAYREDRVGTFLRWLEERGELTDALRDHPRVGADVLRLYGLACRPPRGETFRRFTDVMTRSLERRGRLPEALLSARRSVDASTCDAGLALLSMYIHEAWSAASSPQLFLSHVARVAASEQKGGPSALRAMCRDILDAAQA, encoded by the exons TGCTCAGGGAGCCCACTTCTGCCTTCAAAG CGCTCGGGACCTTCGTGGCGTTGGCCAAGAAGCTTCCGTCCCCTGAGCTCTACGACGTGGTGGAAGGTTACGTTAAAATCTCCATGGAATGTGCCGAAATATTCCACTTGCTGCTGCAAGGAGAAAAGCAAGCGGACCAAGAG GTGGTGCTGATTTTTGCCAGTCTGGAGGCCATTCTCTTGAGGACCGCCAGCGACCTATCCCACTTCAGCGCGGTGGGCAACACCATCGTCAAAAAGATCCTTTCCGGCCACGTGAAGCTCGTCCAAAGCTGCTTCCATTCGGAAAATTACAG GCTGGTCCGCCAATGCCTGAACCTACTGTCCGCTTCGACGTCGCAAGGCCCCGAAGCCGCCCGGGAGGTCCTGGCTCACGTTCACGTCAATAAATCGGTTTCTAGGCTGGCGAGGTGGAGAGATTGGAAG GGGAAAGACGATGTCCGCATGGCCTTCATCCAGTTTGCGCTGTCCTTTTTGGTGTCCGGGGACCACAACACCGTCGCCCACGTCCTGGAGATAAAAG AACTTCTGCCCGAGATTCTCGGCACGGGGCTGAAGGAGGACAGGATGTCGCTGGTCAATCTCATCTTGTCTACGCTCAAGTCCAGG GTGTTGTTAAACAAGGGCATCAGCAAAACGCAGAAAGTGCGTTTTTTCACCGCCGCCTTGTTGGCCAACATCGCCTCGCTCTACAAGTGGAGGGGCATCGCcgacgccaccgccgccgcgggGGAGGGCGGCGACGATGACCGC GTGGCGGAGGAAGACTCGGGTCTGGCGGCGGTGCGGGAGATGGCGCACGCCTTCCTGATGGACGTGTGCTGCTCCCGGAAGCACGGCATCAGCTTCCACGACGCCAGTTTCGGCACGGCCGGCAG GGCCGGCAACATCGTGCTGCTCCAGTTCCTGGTGGGTCTGAAGCAGGCGGCGGAAGACCCCCTGGTTGGTGCTCTGGTGGTGGGCGCCCTCCGAGCCAGCCCCGACGTGCTGGCGCGCTACTTCAAGGAGACCAACTGCTCCTACTCGCCCCGCCTCAAGAACGCTTGGCGGGACAACGTCCACCTCCTCAAGAAG atcTACGAAGCTCAGCCGGAGATCGGCGTCCTTTTCCAAAGGAACGAGCCGCTTCCCACGCCCCGCCTGCTGGCCGCCATCGCCGTGATCTCGCTGCCGCCCGTCTGCAACAAGGCCTTCTTCACGCAGGGCCTCAAC TTCGCCAACACGGCCGTGCAGCTGACGACCTTCACCGCCATGAGCTTCATCCTGAAGAAAGCCCTGGACAACATGACCTTCCTCTCCAAGCGGCGCTCGGACGCGTACGCGCCGGAGGTCGTGGCCGACCTGCTGCAGCAGTACAGAGAGATGCTAAGCAAG ATTTTGCCAGATATGACCCTCATCGTGTCCAAGTGGCAGTCGCTCAGCAAAAAGGACAAAATGGAAGGACAGCGGACCGCCAAGAACACCCAACGTCAAGAGGACCAATCCACTCTATTAG CCGGCGAGAGCCCCGAGGCGGTCCTGCTGAAAGTGGCCATCCTCCAGGCCATTCGCCTCTACCAACAAGTGGTGCCCCACTTGGTCGCTCAGTGCAAATTTGACTTTAGCAAACTCCTCAAAG GGATGGTCTTGGAGGCCGACGCCGACGTGGCTTCTGTCATTCACCATCAGATGTTACAATTGGCCTTGGAACTTCCCGCCAGCAAGTTCTCCTGGGTTCGTCTTCAG GACGCTCCGGGGGCCAAAGAGAAGTCGGTTCTCTACCTGCTCCTCAAGATGTTTGCCGGGAGCCGCGACGGCCGGCTGAAGGCTTCCACCGGGATGCTCGTTATCAAA GTGTTAAAGGACAACGGCGCCTTTGACTACACTTGGGCAGAACTCCAACTGTGGTTGGACCATTTGGACCGCGTGGACGCCGACCAGCGGGAGACGGTCATCGAGTTTTTGGAAAAA GTGCTGACGAAAGCGGCGTGCCAGTCGCACGCCTACACGGATCGAGTGGCCGGCTGGGTGCAGGAGGCGGCCTACCGACGGGCCGGCCTCGGCGGCCAGGAGGCTTGCGACGACGCCGCCGTCTCTCATCTTGACG ATGCTTTGGATAGGCCGGAGGTCATCGCGGAGGGCGGCGAAGGCGGCGCCAATGAGTCGGAGCCGCCGCCGCTTAGCGAGGACCTCTTGCTCCAGACGTTCCCTTTCAGCGTGGCCGTGCCCGCCGCTCTGGAGGCCCGCAACAATCTTCTTGTAGACAaag GAGCGGCGTCGGAGTACGTGTCGGGCGTCCTGTGCGACATCCTGCACGGCCAGCGCGACCCGCTGCCGCTTTGCCTCGCCCTGCTGCAGTCGGACAAAGAGCTGGCGTCCTCCCcgtcgcccgccgccgccgcccaccACTCGGTGGCGCGCCTCCACCGCTACTACTCGACGTGGCTGCCGCCTCAGAGTGGGGAGCCGCTG TTCCCGTCGTCGGGACGCCCAGCGGACAAAGCGCCAAAGACGTCCTTCGCCGCCTTGATGAAAGCCGCCCACGTGGACGGACTGACCGACGTCCCGCGGGAGGACTTTGCGGCCAAAGCGGAGGTGGCCGCGGCCTCCTCGTCCATGGCCGAACACCTGCTCTCCGTCAAGCAGGTCTTACTCTACGTCCAATGGACGGTGGACAATTTCGACACG TTTTCTTCCCAAAACACGGGCTCGGACATCTTGAAGTCCCTGATGGGAATCCTCCGAGATTTGGTGGTCAAGCTTCGAGACTGGCCGGCGCCCCCCGAGCCCGAAGAGGAGAACGGCCCCGACGGATCCGACCTCTTCCTGGACGCCAGCCGATTGTGCGCCGCGCAGGCTGCCGACAAAGAAGAG ACGTTCCTGTCGGCGCTGGACTGGATTTTCAAGCACCCGTGTTTGGAGCAGTGGTACCTGGCTTCGGAGCGGGgctcgccgccaccgccgccgcacTCCCTGAGCGCCGCCCACTCGGAGCGCCTGTGCGCCCGGCTCGCCGACGACATCACGGACCTTTTGGAGACCTGCGCCCCGGCCCTGCGGCGGGCGGGTCGCGCCGGGCTCTTGGCCCCTTACGCCGACGCGGCGGCAAGAGCCTTCCGCGCCGAGCTGTCGGAGACGCGAGTCCCCGTCCGACGCGGCGCGGCCCTGCGCGCCCTCCTGGCCCTGCGCTCCCCGGGCGGGGACGCGGCGTCGGCATTGACCGCGCTCCCGCGGGAGAGACTCGTCGCCGCCTCGGGCCAGCTCACCGTCTACGGCCGGGCCGCCGTCGAGATTCTGGCCCACGAGCGGGACGACGAAG GCTCGGGCGACGGCGGAGACGGCGGCGCGGTCCCGTCCAAGGCCGGCCTGGACGGCCTGGGCGCCCTGCTGCTGTCCTGCTCCGACCCGGCGCCCGAGGCCCTCCTCCTCCGGACGCTGAGCGCCGAGCCGTGGTGCGCCCGGCTGCTGGACGGCGACGTGCTGGAGCGCTGCCTGCGCGACCCCCCGCGGTGCTCCCTGGCCGTGGCCGAGCCGCTGGTGAGCCGCTGCCCCGCCCAGCGCCTCCGCTTCCAGACCTGGTGCCTGGTCCCCGGGAACGGCCGCAAGATGGCCAGGGACGCCCACGTCTACCTCCCGCTCGTCCGGGCGTACCTGCTGGCGGCGAGGGAAGACGATCCCGCCCTGCCCCGAGACG TGCGAGAGGAGGTCGCGGAGGTCCTGAAGGAGAATTTCCTGGCCCGGCTGATCGGCTCTTGCCTCGGAGACGCGGCGGAAGACGAGACGGCGCTGGAAACGCTGGCTCTTCTGCTCCGGCTTTCCGCCAGCGTCCGAGAAATGGCCGACTTGACGGAGCGCCTGCCGGACGTCCTCCGGAAGGCGGGCACTTTTCACAG GTGGCAGCTGGCCGACGTGGTGGCGGAGAAGCTCGCCGGCCGTCCGGTGGAGGAAGCCGCGTGGCGGAGGAGGGTGACGGCGTCCGCACTCAAGCGCCCCATGGCTCGTCACCCCGACGACGACGCCGCCAGCCGCGCCGTCCTGGAAAGACTGCAGAGACTGGTG ACGTCCGGCGATGACGTCGACGCCGCCGACTGGAACGCTTTCGTCAAAAACGGACTCAA GTACCGCTACCGAGACGAGTGTTTCCTCGACACCCTGGCCGGCCTTTTGGACGCCACGTACCCGGCGGGAGCCCCCACCCCCGCCCCCTCCGGCCTGATCCCCCTAAGCGCCGTCCACGCCATGACCGTCGCCCACTCCTTCTTCTTGCCCACCATGCTGGAGGCCGAGCACCGGCAAGCCAAAG AAGCCCTGGTGCGTCTGCTGCTCCGACTGGTGCGGAAATGCCCATCCGTGTGCCACGCCAACCATTTCCTGGTCCTCTTGGGAGCTTACGGCGCCACGCTGAGCCACGCGG ATCAGACCCTGCTCCTGCTGCTCCGGGAATACGAGAACAACAAAGTTAGCCTTCTCCGATTCCA GTCCCTGGCGTGGGGCCCCGCGGCCGTGGAGCAGCACAAAACCAGGAAGAGCTTGGGCTCTTCTCTCTGGAAGCAGAGCAGCCCCGACGACCTCCTGGCCTTGTTGAACGCCGACAAGATGCTTCGGAGCGTCGCGCAATATCCTCAGCATCGCAAGATTATCCCCAAG GCCGGTGGAGCGTTGCTGTTCTCCGACGACGCTCTGGGGGACCCGGGCGAGCTTTACGACCCGGCCTTCCTCCTTTCTCTGTTCGCCGCCGTCCTCCGACCGG AGTCGACGGTGAACTGCTCCAAATTCGTGTCGTCTCACGCGTTGGCTCTGAGCGTCTCGGCCCTGAGCAGCTACGACGTCTCGGCCAGAGCGGCGGCCTATCACGTGCTCGGCTGCTTCTGCCGCCACCTGGAGGCGGCCCGTTCCAAAGAGAAGAGGCTG CTGCTGTATCTCCTGGACTCGGTGAGGAAGGGAGTCCGGCGGCCCAATCAGCGTCTCCCTTTTCTGCTGACCACGTACATCGGCAAAGTGGCTCAACAAATGCTCAAACCCG AGGACCACATGTACGCTGTTATCAACCACTTCCTGCTGTCCCATCAGAATTTGGACATGAGGAGGGTTCCCGAGTTCTTCAAGCTCTTCTACAGCTTTGACCTCAAG CACAAGTCGGAACGAGAGTGGATCCTGAACGTGCTGGAGGGAGGAGTAAGCGACGGCGACTCCTACCAAGTCTGCCAGCAGCAGGGCGTTTTTCACATCCTCCTGGCGTTTGCCAGTGGACCCTTGTGCGACCAACGCACGCAG GAGCAAATCATCAGGGTGCTCCGTCGGGCGGCGAGCGTTACCAAAGCGGCGTACGACCTCTGCAAGAGCTGCGGCCTTCTCACCTGGATGATGCACACGCTTGAAAAAAG GGACCTCGGCCCACACTTGCTGGGCTGCCTGGTGGATCTTCTCCAGGCGCTCTGGTTCACTAACCTGGGCAAGAAGGAGGAGCTCGCGGCCGCCTCTCCGGACTTGCGCAAATGTCTCCCGCTCACGCTGGTCAACGAATTCTTCTGCGCGGCTCTGAGCGTCATCCGACGCTTGGG GTCGGGCACCGAGGCCTCCCGCTCGCTGGCGTTTCTCCGCGTCCTGGCTTCCGTACTCCAGCACCGAGCCGACGCGTCGCGGGGCGCCGTCCCGACGGCGCTGGCCGTCCCGACGGCGCTGGCCGTCCCGTTGTCGTCCGCCGACGTTCTGGCCCTGCTGCGCTGCTGGAGCTCCGCCTCCGGCCGGGTGGCCCTCCCGGCCCGAATACGGGCCTTGGCCGAAAAGCACCGAGTGGAGGAATTGTCCG GAGGGTCGGCGAAGGAGCGACCGCAGAGTCGAGCCGGCGCGCGAAAGGAAAAACTTGCACAAgtcaaggaggaggaggaggagaaggaggaggaaggtCGTCGGCGGCTCCTGATCGAGGGTCCGCCCATCCTCCTGGACATTTTTGCGCACTGGCGCCCGGAGGCGGGCGGGCTCGGCGCTCCCGCCCCGTTGGCGGCGGACACGGGGCGCCTCCTTGCCGAGCGCTCCCTGGAGTGGCTGCTGGGCGACGCCTACCGCGAGGACCGCGTGGGGACTTTCCTGCGTTGGTTGGAGGAGCGCGGAGAGTTGACGGACGCGCTCCGGGACCACCCCCGCGTCGGAGCAGACGTCCTGCGGCTCTACGGCCTGGCCTGCCGCCCGCCCCGAGGGGAAACCTTTCGCCGCTTCACCGACGTCATGACGCGCTCGCTGGAGAGGCGAGGACGTCTCCCCGAGGCGCTCCTTTCCGCTCGCCGGTCGGTGGACGCGTCCACGTGCG ATGCCGGTCTTGCCCTGCTGTCCATGTACATCCACGAAGCGTGGAGCGCAGCCTCCTCACCCCAACTCTTCCTGTCGCACGTCGCCAGGGTGGCGGCGAGCGAGCAGAAAGGTGGCCCGTCGGCCCTCCGAGCCATGTGTCGGGACATTTTGGACGCCGCCCAGGCGTGA